Proteins from a single region of Candidatus Amarolinea dominans:
- a CDS encoding DUF389 domain-containing protein translates to MASVHHTQTGSILLPVSNPSRAASLAATAARIALARSAPVIVLTIALPTDPSLARLEAETSADMQPALETALVVLRAAGVSARSMVRVADDVGVAIRQTIRELGSQLIVLGWRGEAQPDGNYLNTALAAVLEDPICDVVIVGGYAPQQLQRILVSVGGGPHSAFAFRLASELAGTSTGGSAQHVQVTALHVVPQEHHPRSTFISSARHLEQIIDDRLHDSGLVRKTVVASDIAQAILDELATGYDTVLMGTSREALIDRLLFGDLPQRVAEESRATVIVVRRRTGFVTRVFRRAWHGIIAAMPALTPSERDEVRTVIREGASSRADFFVMIALAAILAGFGLLLNSPAVIIGAMLVAPLMTAIVGMGLGIIEGDTGLLRMAAWASARGMLLAILIGALLGMLVPDAATTPEIMARTQPNVLDLGVALASGAAGAYALCRKSVSAALAGIAIAAALVPPLTTVGIGLALGRQDIAGGALLLFLTNLIAIAAASGLFFLLFGFAPPARYKTQRALLRRGLLGALALLAAVTVILGILTTQTLRVVRLDRAIDVAIRAEVEILPDTELVEVRRSQTDDGVLHLAVTLRSVRQFPHETALTFQRDIATRLQQPVALLLNVIPATRLDPLVPPTLTSTPTPTRTPTPGPTATTTFTPTPSPTLTPTATASASPTATATATALSTLTPTATPTTPPTPAPAVVVNTSGRGAWLRTTPGGSIAGTVMEGTAVFLLGEQIEVNGRLWARVLIPRGLTGWIALDYVKLVSATR, encoded by the coding sequence ATGGCGTCCGTTCATCACACACAGACTGGAAGCATCCTTCTTCCGGTGTCCAACCCCAGCCGCGCGGCCAGCCTGGCAGCCACGGCAGCCCGCATCGCCTTGGCTCGATCTGCCCCGGTGATCGTTCTGACCATTGCCTTGCCGACCGATCCTTCGCTTGCGCGACTCGAGGCTGAGACAAGCGCGGATATGCAGCCGGCTTTGGAGACGGCGCTGGTTGTCCTCCGCGCAGCCGGCGTGAGCGCGCGTTCGATGGTGCGCGTTGCCGACGACGTCGGCGTAGCCATTCGTCAGACGATCCGCGAGCTGGGCAGCCAGCTCATTGTGCTCGGATGGCGCGGCGAAGCCCAACCCGACGGCAACTATCTCAACACGGCCCTCGCCGCTGTGCTGGAAGACCCTATCTGCGATGTTGTCATTGTCGGCGGATATGCCCCGCAGCAATTGCAGCGAATCCTCGTGTCGGTTGGCGGCGGACCTCATTCCGCCTTTGCCTTTCGGCTGGCTTCGGAGTTGGCTGGCACTTCTACCGGAGGCTCTGCGCAGCATGTGCAGGTAACTGCCCTGCATGTCGTGCCACAGGAGCACCATCCCCGCAGCACATTCATCTCCTCGGCTCGTCATCTTGAGCAAATTATCGATGACCGCCTGCATGATTCAGGTCTGGTTCGCAAAACCGTGGTGGCGAGTGACATCGCACAGGCAATCCTGGATGAGCTTGCGACCGGATACGATACGGTCTTGATGGGCACCTCACGCGAAGCCTTGATTGATCGGCTGCTGTTTGGGGACCTACCACAACGAGTTGCCGAGGAGAGTCGCGCGACAGTAATCGTGGTTCGACGACGCACCGGGTTTGTGACGCGGGTCTTCCGGCGCGCCTGGCATGGTATCATCGCCGCCATGCCCGCGCTGACCCCCAGTGAGCGAGACGAGGTCCGCACCGTCATCAGGGAAGGTGCGAGTTCTCGCGCCGACTTCTTTGTCATGATCGCGCTGGCTGCCATCCTGGCAGGTTTCGGCTTGCTCTTGAACAGCCCCGCGGTCATCATCGGCGCCATGCTGGTCGCACCGCTGATGACCGCCATCGTGGGGATGGGGTTGGGAATTATTGAAGGTGACACCGGTCTTCTGAGGATGGCAGCCTGGGCTTCAGCCCGTGGCATGCTGCTGGCCATCTTGATTGGCGCCCTGTTGGGTATGCTTGTGCCGGATGCGGCCACGACGCCTGAAATCATGGCGCGTACGCAACCGAATGTGCTGGATCTGGGCGTCGCCCTGGCCTCTGGCGCGGCCGGCGCCTACGCGTTGTGCCGCAAATCAGTCTCTGCTGCCCTCGCGGGCATTGCGATTGCCGCCGCGCTTGTGCCGCCACTGACCACAGTTGGCATCGGCTTGGCACTCGGTCGTCAAGACATCGCCGGCGGCGCGCTGCTCCTGTTCTTGACGAACTTGATCGCGATTGCTGCGGCCAGCGGGCTGTTTTTTCTTTTATTTGGGTTCGCGCCGCCTGCCAGGTACAAAACACAGCGCGCCCTGTTGCGCCGAGGACTCTTGGGCGCGCTAGCGCTCCTGGCGGCTGTCACCGTGATCCTCGGCATCCTCACGACCCAGACCCTACGTGTCGTGCGCCTCGATCGAGCCATTGACGTAGCGATTCGGGCCGAAGTCGAAATTCTGCCTGATACTGAACTCGTCGAAGTACGGCGTAGCCAGACCGATGATGGCGTCCTACACCTGGCTGTCACCTTGCGGTCGGTCCGCCAATTCCCACATGAAACAGCGTTGACATTTCAACGAGACATCGCCACGCGCCTGCAACAGCCGGTCGCACTCTTGCTCAACGTGATTCCCGCGACCCGGCTCGATCCATTAGTGCCGCCGACATTAACGTCAACGCCAACGCCGACTCGAACGCCAACCCCTGGGCCGACGGCTACGACCACCTTCACGCCAACGCCGTCCCCCACGCTCACGCCAACGGCGACGGCATCCGCTTCACCCACCGCCACGGCTACCGCGACCGCACTCTCTACCCTGACGCCGACTGCCACACCGACGACGCCTCCGACACCGGCGCCAGCCGTGGTGGTCAACACAAGCGGCCGCGGCGCCTGGCTGCGAACAACGCCTGGCGGATCAATTGCCGGCACGGTGATGGAGGGCACGGC